In a single window of the Dreissena polymorpha isolate Duluth1 chromosome 3, UMN_Dpol_1.0, whole genome shotgun sequence genome:
- the LOC127874837 gene encoding FERM domain-containing protein 8-like isoform X1 translates to MAERRQQAQKKLEGGPSLDYGDDLSEDTRLMYEGYAKTMDQTKPSVNEKKKPAEASMDVCIFMRNRSGIHMQLDEGHNAEAEELFEIVVQENNLPKECEDVFSLWLVSPILELRLKKKHKPYFIVRQWDELCSLYTDAKAVEIQEDEPVLMFQRNVFFPIEQEQNIAHEQIQCLLYHEAKFNVLEGRYILARNEYHTLAGIQALLTWGKYSPRDHIIETYRASLYQFYPEHMYRKPSVSFFKKKTAEPKDDIENRWLDAHRQISQEFEHEDIDKILGTLYRRYMEVCWKYPFYGAAFFDSFINKPLGKLGFLKRNHNIETWAAINTNGVTIIDREKDEVLLAVPFTELCWEYIEPQFDVDDDAFPALLLQFLVTETNPDSGAPQQVTKVLQVYSRQARMMKALIESCVERKKHMGDQVDGGSDTDFQWGINKLDRMCLSTFSKSGECLD, encoded by the exons ATGGCAGAACGGAGACAACAAGCTCAG AAAAAGTTGGAGGGAGGTCCTTCCCTGGATTATGGCGATGATTTAAGTGAAGACACTCGTCTGATGTATGAAGGATATGCCAAAACTATGGATCAAA CAAAGCCCAGTGTAAATGAGAAGAAAAAGCCTGCCGAAG CCTCGATGGATGTATGCATATTCATGCGTAACCGCTCGGGGATCCACATGCAGCTAGACGAGGGTCATAACGCCGAGGCAGAGGAGCTCTTTGAGATTGTGGTGCAGGAGAATAACCTCCCCAAGGAGTGCGAGGACGTCTTCAGTCTCTGGCTCGTATCACCTATTCTGG AGCTACGCCTAAAGAAGAAGCACAAACCGTATTTCATAGTGAGACAGTGGGATGAACTGTGTTCACTGTACACGGATGCAAAGGCAGTGGAAATACAAGAAG ATGAACCTGTTTTGATGTTCCAGCGAAATGTGTTTTTCCCAATAGAACAAGAACAAAAT ATTGCCCATGAGCAGATTCAATGCCTTCTTTACCATGAGGCCAAGTTCAACGTGTTAGAGGGCCGCTACATTCTGGCCAGAAACGAGTACCACACCCTGGCAGGCATACAGGCCCTGCTCACTTGGGGAAAGTACAGTCCACGAGACCATATCATAGAGACATACAG AGCCAGTCTATACCAGTTCTATCCAGAGCATATGTACAGAAAGCCGTCTGTCAGCTTCTTCAAGAAGAAGACGGCCGAACCAAAAGACGACATAGAAAACCGCTGGCTGGATGCCCATCGACAGATCTCTCAGGAATTTGAGCATGAAGACATTGACAAAATCCTTGGCACCTTGTACAGGAGATATATGGAGGTCTGCTGGAAATATCCCTTTTATGG GGCTGCCTTCTTTGACAGTTTTATCAACAAGCCACTGGGCAAGCTGGGTTTCCTAAAGAGGAACCACAATATCGAGACCTGGGCGGCCATCAACACCAATGGGGTCACCATCATTGACAGGGAGAAAGAT GAGGTGTTGTTGGCCGTGCCGTTCACAGAGCTGTGCTGGGAGTACATAGAGCCCCAGTTTGACGTGGACGACGACGCCTTCCCCGCGCTGCTGCTGCAGTTTCTGGTCACGGAGACCAACCCTGACTCTGGGGCCCCACAACAGGTCACCAAGGTCCTCCAGGTCTACTCCAGACAG GCTCGAATGATGAAGGCACTGATAGAGTCGTGTGTGGAACGCAAGAAACACATGGGCGACCAGGTTGATGGAGGGAGCGACACTG ACTTCCAATGGGGCATCAACAAACTTGACAGAATGTGTCTTTCAACGTTTTCCAAATCAG GGGAATGTTTAGACTAG
- the LOC127874837 gene encoding FERM domain-containing protein 8-like isoform X2, translating to MAERRQQAQKKLEGGPSLDYGDDLSEDTRLMYEGYAKTMDQTSMDVCIFMRNRSGIHMQLDEGHNAEAEELFEIVVQENNLPKECEDVFSLWLVSPILELRLKKKHKPYFIVRQWDELCSLYTDAKAVEIQEDEPVLMFQRNVFFPIEQEQNIAHEQIQCLLYHEAKFNVLEGRYILARNEYHTLAGIQALLTWGKYSPRDHIIETYRASLYQFYPEHMYRKPSVSFFKKKTAEPKDDIENRWLDAHRQISQEFEHEDIDKILGTLYRRYMEVCWKYPFYGAAFFDSFINKPLGKLGFLKRNHNIETWAAINTNGVTIIDREKDEVLLAVPFTELCWEYIEPQFDVDDDAFPALLLQFLVTETNPDSGAPQQVTKVLQVYSRQARMMKALIESCVERKKHMGDQVDGGSDTDFQWGINKLDRMCLSTFSKSGECLD from the exons ATGGCAGAACGGAGACAACAAGCTCAG AAAAAGTTGGAGGGAGGTCCTTCCCTGGATTATGGCGATGATTTAAGTGAAGACACTCGTCTGATGTATGAAGGATATGCCAAAACTATGGATCAAA CCTCGATGGATGTATGCATATTCATGCGTAACCGCTCGGGGATCCACATGCAGCTAGACGAGGGTCATAACGCCGAGGCAGAGGAGCTCTTTGAGATTGTGGTGCAGGAGAATAACCTCCCCAAGGAGTGCGAGGACGTCTTCAGTCTCTGGCTCGTATCACCTATTCTGG AGCTACGCCTAAAGAAGAAGCACAAACCGTATTTCATAGTGAGACAGTGGGATGAACTGTGTTCACTGTACACGGATGCAAAGGCAGTGGAAATACAAGAAG ATGAACCTGTTTTGATGTTCCAGCGAAATGTGTTTTTCCCAATAGAACAAGAACAAAAT ATTGCCCATGAGCAGATTCAATGCCTTCTTTACCATGAGGCCAAGTTCAACGTGTTAGAGGGCCGCTACATTCTGGCCAGAAACGAGTACCACACCCTGGCAGGCATACAGGCCCTGCTCACTTGGGGAAAGTACAGTCCACGAGACCATATCATAGAGACATACAG AGCCAGTCTATACCAGTTCTATCCAGAGCATATGTACAGAAAGCCGTCTGTCAGCTTCTTCAAGAAGAAGACGGCCGAACCAAAAGACGACATAGAAAACCGCTGGCTGGATGCCCATCGACAGATCTCTCAGGAATTTGAGCATGAAGACATTGACAAAATCCTTGGCACCTTGTACAGGAGATATATGGAGGTCTGCTGGAAATATCCCTTTTATGG GGCTGCCTTCTTTGACAGTTTTATCAACAAGCCACTGGGCAAGCTGGGTTTCCTAAAGAGGAACCACAATATCGAGACCTGGGCGGCCATCAACACCAATGGGGTCACCATCATTGACAGGGAGAAAGAT GAGGTGTTGTTGGCCGTGCCGTTCACAGAGCTGTGCTGGGAGTACATAGAGCCCCAGTTTGACGTGGACGACGACGCCTTCCCCGCGCTGCTGCTGCAGTTTCTGGTCACGGAGACCAACCCTGACTCTGGGGCCCCACAACAGGTCACCAAGGTCCTCCAGGTCTACTCCAGACAG GCTCGAATGATGAAGGCACTGATAGAGTCGTGTGTGGAACGCAAGAAACACATGGGCGACCAGGTTGATGGAGGGAGCGACACTG ACTTCCAATGGGGCATCAACAAACTTGACAGAATGTGTCTTTCAACGTTTTCCAAATCAG GGGAATGTTTAGACTAG